The following proteins come from a genomic window of Flavobacterium crocinum:
- a CDS encoding NUDIX hydrolase: MYKVFVNDKPLFLTNEISKETDFQLFLLESIDIEQLIIKIFQNKIQKAILYHPDESEIMKTLKAKIPVNKAGGGFVYNKKGEVLFIFRNGKWDLPKGGIEKGEDIETTAMREVEEETGVNQLRITNKLQKTYHIFKRNGKYKLKITHWFEMFSDFEGTPHGQLEEGIEKVAWLNPEQIKEALKNSYENIKLLFEEDKSVPVDFKTKKENLES; encoded by the coding sequence ATGTATAAAGTTTTTGTAAACGACAAACCACTTTTTTTGACAAATGAAATCTCAAAGGAAACAGATTTTCAATTGTTCTTGTTGGAGAGTATTGATATCGAACAGCTTATCATAAAAATTTTTCAGAATAAAATTCAAAAAGCGATTCTATATCATCCAGATGAAAGTGAAATAATGAAAACCCTAAAAGCCAAAATTCCTGTGAATAAAGCGGGCGGAGGCTTTGTCTATAATAAGAAAGGTGAGGTTCTGTTTATCTTTAGAAACGGAAAATGGGACTTACCTAAAGGCGGAATAGAGAAGGGAGAAGACATTGAAACGACCGCTATGCGCGAAGTCGAAGAAGAAACCGGAGTTAATCAGTTAAGGATAACCAATAAACTTCAGAAAACCTATCATATCTTTAAACGTAACGGAAAATACAAACTCAAAATCACGCATTGGTTCGAAATGTTCTCAGATTTTGAAGGAACACCACACGGACAATTAGAAGAAGGAATCGAAAAAGTAGCCTGGTTAAACCCGGAACAAATCAAAGAAGCACTTAAAAACTCCTACGAAAACATCAAATTATTATTCGAAGAAGATAAAAGCGTTCCGGTAGATTTCAAGACCAAAAAAGAAAACTTAGAATCTTAA
- a CDS encoding DUF6882 domain-containing protein, translating to MGLFNNLFKKKEENTASTTNQQNNSKHFTSENDFLEKYGALALEKQRNLYDVTGGLSWNVNMDSEEITFGENLTFPMQVLGSFSHSSETWLWLWENKAGGYAESVMKQALILKQYGEENNIDLLTVGKFDAVPNDLHLIGMIATEMFDGSGYYLGNYGQGTMVVTIKSDIIDKVESEEFSRILTVFPELISTFEIQNHKNAFTNYLSQKGYELTSNGNEVKAEKNGNIINAVFNEDNLLTNLSGNNS from the coding sequence ATGGGACTATTCAACAATCTTTTTAAAAAGAAAGAAGAAAATACAGCTTCAACTACTAATCAACAAAATAACAGCAAACACTTTACTTCTGAGAATGATTTTTTAGAAAAATATGGCGCTTTGGCTTTAGAAAAACAAAGAAATCTTTATGATGTAACCGGCGGACTTTCCTGGAATGTGAATATGGACAGTGAAGAAATAACTTTTGGAGAGAATCTTACATTTCCAATGCAGGTTTTAGGATCTTTTTCGCATTCTTCTGAAACCTGGCTTTGGCTTTGGGAAAATAAAGCGGGTGGTTATGCAGAATCTGTTATGAAACAGGCGCTTATATTAAAACAATACGGCGAAGAAAATAATATCGATTTACTGACCGTTGGTAAATTTGACGCCGTACCTAACGATTTACATTTAATTGGAATGATTGCTACTGAAATGTTTGACGGAAGCGGTTATTATCTCGGCAATTACGGTCAGGGAACGATGGTCGTTACCATTAAATCTGATATAATTGATAAAGTTGAAAGCGAAGAATTCTCCAGAATTTTAACGGTTTTTCCGGAACTGATTTCAACATTTGAGATTCAGAATCACAAAAATGCTTTTACCAATTATTTATCTCAAAAAGGTTACGAACTGACTTCAAACGGAAATGAAGTTAAAGCAGAAAAAAACGGAAATATTATTAATGCCGTTTTTAATGAAGATAATCTTTTGACAAATCTAAGTGGTAATAACTCTTAA
- a CDS encoding HNH endonuclease has translation MRNKNIDDYTLFKVLYAYLVNKQSHRSIQREILGIPANANGGGYVTMDILHHFNIRNEHKGLLGKNYDNISVLDEKARQLIENFIETIREAKNLIERKPINPNKKDTDKNATVKVRVYQDVLKEYLLENYNHKCAFCEIDQPELLIASHIVPWSVDKTKRLELENCILLCIMHDKLFDKGFITLNENDVLVSKKLKQSVKCHTSDLSFRKPLQNSPKIEYLKWHQEFIFKK, from the coding sequence ATGAGAAATAAAAATATTGACGATTATACCCTCTTTAAAGTTTTGTATGCTTATTTGGTCAACAAACAAAGCCACAGATCCATACAAAGGGAGATTTTGGGTATTCCTGCAAACGCAAACGGAGGCGGATATGTTACGATGGATATTCTGCATCATTTTAATATCAGAAACGAACACAAAGGTTTGCTTGGTAAAAACTACGATAACATTTCGGTTTTAGATGAAAAGGCAAGACAACTTATTGAAAATTTTATCGAAACCATACGTGAAGCTAAAAATCTGATTGAAAGAAAACCAATAAATCCGAATAAAAAGGATACTGACAAAAATGCAACGGTTAAAGTAAGAGTATATCAGGATGTTTTAAAAGAATATTTGCTGGAAAATTACAATCATAAATGTGCTTTTTGCGAAATTGATCAACCCGAATTATTAATTGCGAGTCATATTGTTCCCTGGAGTGTTGACAAAACAAAACGTTTAGAGTTAGAAAATTGTATTCTTTTGTGCATTATGCATGATAAGCTCTTTGATAAAGGTTTTATAACCCTAAACGAAAACGATGTTCTGGTTTCTAAAAAACTAAAACAAAGTGTAAAATGTCATACTTCAGATCTTTCTTTTAGAAAACCATTACAAAATTCTCCTAAAATTGAATATTTGAAATGGCATCAGGAGTTCATTTTTAAAAAATAG
- a CDS encoding M14 family metallopeptidase — translation MKLFTFLFSLLTITITAQNNKKYDTFFEKGNGNQSASYQETIAYWKMLANDFPTIQIKEMGLTDSGEPLHMITFNPDKEFDFDKIQETKAVLFVNNGIHAGEPDGIDATMQFYRDLVTGKMKAPKNTVLVTIPVYNIGGALNRNSTTRANQDGPEIYGFRGNARNYDLNRDMMKSDTRNTKSFIEIFQKINADVFIDNHVSNGSDYQYKLTYIMTEHNKLGKVLGDFMNNEMMPALVKDLQKKKIETTPYVDSFKDTPDKGFGQFVDSPRYTTGYTSLFNTIGFVVETHMLKKYAERVKMTYEYMKSTLDFTDSNYQKLKDLRVKNLEQYQPKKSYTLKWELDSTKATTFSFLGYEAGYKKSEATTGNRLYYDRTKPYKKDVPYIKEFKSAKEVVIPTAYIIPRGYWNIIELLKNNNISLKQIKNDTIIEVESYRIADFKTVPSAYEGHYLHRNTTVTSKIIKMAFAKGDYIIPTNQKGVKYLLEAFEPEGVDSFFNWNFFDPILQQKEHYSEYIFEDTAGQLLKENPSLKAELEAKKQNDSAFATNAEAQLDWIYKHSVYYEKAHMQYPVYRLL, via the coding sequence ATGAAACTTTTTACATTTCTCTTCTCACTTCTAACTATAACTATTACTGCGCAAAACAATAAAAAATACGATACGTTTTTTGAGAAAGGAAATGGTAATCAATCGGCTTCTTATCAGGAAACGATTGCTTATTGGAAAATGCTGGCGAATGATTTTCCGACGATTCAAATAAAAGAAATGGGACTGACGGATTCCGGCGAACCTTTGCACATGATTACCTTTAATCCTGATAAGGAATTCGATTTTGACAAAATTCAGGAAACCAAAGCGGTTCTATTTGTAAATAACGGAATCCACGCAGGAGAACCAGATGGAATCGACGCTACAATGCAATTTTACAGAGATTTAGTGACAGGGAAAATGAAAGCGCCAAAAAACACTGTTTTGGTTACGATTCCTGTCTACAATATTGGCGGGGCTTTAAACCGAAATTCGACAACGCGCGCCAATCAGGACGGTCCAGAAATTTATGGTTTTAGAGGAAATGCGAGAAACTATGATTTGAATCGTGATATGATGAAATCGGATACGCGAAATACTAAAAGTTTTATTGAGATTTTCCAAAAAATAAATGCTGATGTTTTTATTGACAATCATGTGAGTAATGGTTCTGATTACCAATACAAACTGACTTATATCATGACAGAGCACAATAAACTAGGGAAAGTTTTAGGCGATTTTATGAATAACGAAATGATGCCAGCTTTGGTAAAAGATCTTCAGAAAAAGAAAATTGAAACTACACCTTATGTCGATTCGTTTAAAGATACTCCCGACAAAGGTTTCGGTCAGTTTGTAGACAGTCCACGATATACAACGGGTTATACTTCGCTGTTTAATACGATTGGTTTTGTAGTTGAAACCCACATGCTGAAAAAATATGCCGAACGTGTAAAAATGACTTATGAATACATGAAATCGACTTTGGATTTTACCGATTCGAATTACCAAAAGCTAAAGGATTTAAGAGTAAAGAATTTAGAGCAGTATCAGCCTAAAAAATCCTATACTTTAAAATGGGAATTAGACAGTACAAAAGCAACTACTTTTTCGTTTTTAGGATATGAAGCAGGTTACAAAAAAAGCGAAGCTACAACCGGAAATCGTTTGTATTATGACAGAACAAAACCTTATAAAAAAGACGTTCCGTACATTAAAGAATTTAAATCGGCTAAAGAAGTGGTGATTCCAACGGCGTATATTATTCCAAGAGGTTATTGGAATATTATTGAGCTTTTGAAAAACAATAATATCTCGCTTAAACAAATTAAAAACGACACCATTATAGAAGTTGAAAGCTACAGAATTGCGGATTTTAAAACGGTTCCGTCTGCATACGAAGGACATTATTTACATAGAAATACAACAGTAACGTCTAAAATCATTAAAATGGCTTTCGCCAAAGGAGATTACATTATTCCAACCAACCAAAAAGGTGTAAAATATCTTCTAGAAGCTTTTGAACCAGAAGGCGTTGATTCGTTTTTTAACTGGAATTTCTTCGATCCTATTTTACAGCAAAAAGAACATTATTCTGAATATATTTTTGAAGATACGGCTGGACAACTTTTAAAAGAAAACCCATCTTTGAAAGCAGAATTAGAAGCTAAAAAACAAAATGATTCTGCTTTCGCGACAAACGCCGAAGCGCAGTTGGATTGGATTTACAAACATTCTGTTTATTATGAAAAGGCGCATATGCAGTATCCTGTTTATCGATTGCTTTAG
- a CDS encoding DEAD/DEAH box helicase, translating to MNKKHHSNDILSNLGIENLNEMQETAKEVILHDNNTLLLSPTGSGKTLAFLLPVLELLQPEILSVQCLILVPSRELGLQIEQVWKKMGTPYKVNICYGGHSIDTEIKNLSNPPAVLIGTPGRIADHIDRETFRTDKIQTLILDEFDKSLQLGFHEQMSFIIGRLPKVNKRVLVSATSDIEIPKYTKVVNPTVLDFIPEEEEKENLSMKMVLSPAKDKLQSLFNLICSLKSESAIIFCNHRDAAERISDTLNEKGIYSVYYHGGMDQEERERALIQFRNGSVTYLVTTDLAARGLDIPEMKHVIHYHLPLKEDEFTHRNGRTARMQATGTAYIIIHESEKQLDYIDYEMDVLDVEGNISLPKPPQFQTIYISGGKKTKLNKFDIVGFFSQKGKLEKDDLGLIEVKDFVSFAAVKYNKVKDLLKNIKDEKMKGKKFKIEVARNVIKKVEEEKRAKY from the coding sequence ATGAACAAAAAACACCATTCCAACGATATACTTTCCAATTTAGGAATCGAAAACCTAAACGAAATGCAGGAAACTGCAAAAGAGGTCATTCTTCACGATAATAACACTTTATTGCTTTCTCCAACAGGATCTGGAAAAACACTGGCGTTTTTGCTTCCTGTTTTGGAATTATTGCAGCCTGAGATTTTATCGGTACAGTGTTTAATTTTGGTTCCGTCACGTGAATTGGGGCTTCAGATTGAGCAGGTTTGGAAAAAAATGGGAACGCCATACAAAGTCAATATTTGTTACGGCGGACATTCAATTGACACTGAAATTAAAAATTTAAGCAATCCTCCCGCAGTTTTAATTGGAACACCTGGAAGAATTGCAGATCATATTGACAGAGAAACTTTCAGAACAGATAAAATTCAGACTTTGATTTTAGATGAGTTTGATAAATCGCTTCAATTGGGATTTCATGAGCAGATGTCTTTTATCATCGGGAGATTACCGAAAGTCAATAAAAGAGTTTTAGTTTCTGCTACATCCGATATTGAGATTCCGAAATACACCAAAGTTGTAAATCCGACTGTTTTAGATTTTATTCCAGAAGAAGAGGAAAAAGAAAACCTTTCGATGAAAATGGTGCTTTCGCCAGCTAAAGATAAATTACAGAGTTTGTTCAATTTAATTTGTTCATTGAAATCAGAATCGGCTATTATTTTCTGTAACCATCGTGATGCTGCAGAGCGTATTAGTGATACTTTAAACGAAAAAGGAATCTATTCTGTGTATTATCATGGTGGTATGGATCAGGAAGAGCGGGAGCGTGCTTTAATTCAGTTTAGAAACGGAAGTGTAACCTATTTAGTGACAACCGATTTGGCAGCCAGAGGTTTGGATATTCCGGAAATGAAACACGTTATTCATTATCACTTACCTTTAAAAGAAGACGAATTTACGCATAGAAACGGACGTACAGCTCGTATGCAGGCAACGGGAACTGCATATATTATCATTCATGAAAGTGAAAAACAATTGGACTACATTGATTATGAAATGGATGTTTTGGATGTTGAAGGAAATATTTCGCTGCCAAAACCACCACAATTTCAGACTATCTACATCAGTGGCGGGAAGAAAACAAAACTGAATAAATTCGATATTGTTGGTTTCTTTTCTCAAAAAGGAAAACTGGAAAAAGACGATTTAGGTTTAATTGAAGTAAAAGATTTTGTTTCGTTTGCGGCAGTTAAATACAATAAAGTAAAAGACCTTTTGAAAAATATCAAGGACGAAAAGATGAAAGGCAAGAAGTTTAAAATTGAAGTTGCCCGAAATGTCATCAAAAAAGTAGAAGAAGAGAAAAGAGCTAAGTATTGA
- a CDS encoding PhnA domain-containing protein: MSIERELSKRSGGKCELCGAEENLKVYQVLPTKKGGIDEAILACNTCIDQIENPDNVDLNHWRCLNDSMWNENIPVQVVAWRMLSRMRAAGWPQELLDMMYLEEDILEWAKATGEGEDDENKLVHRDSNGVVLQHGDSVVLIKDLKVKGSSMVAKQGTAVRNIRLDHENAEYIEGKVDGQQIVIITQYVKKI, from the coding sequence ATGAGTATCGAAAGAGAATTGAGCAAACGAAGTGGCGGTAAATGCGAGCTTTGTGGTGCTGAAGAGAATTTAAAAGTTTATCAGGTACTGCCAACAAAAAAAGGCGGAATTGATGAAGCTATATTAGCCTGTAATACCTGTATTGACCAAATTGAAAATCCGGACAACGTCGATTTAAATCACTGGAGATGCCTTAATGACAGCATGTGGAACGAAAATATTCCGGTTCAGGTTGTGGCCTGGAGAATGTTAAGCCGTATGCGCGCTGCCGGATGGCCTCAGGAATTATTAGACATGATGTATCTGGAAGAAGATATTCTCGAATGGGCAAAAGCAACCGGAGAAGGTGAAGATGACGAAAATAAACTGGTTCACCGTGACAGTAACGGCGTAGTACTACAACACGGAGATTCTGTTGTTTTAATCAAAGATCTTAAAGTAAAAGGATCGAGCATGGTTGCCAAACAAGGAACCGCTGTGAGAAACATTCGTTTAGACCACGAAAACGCTGAATATATTGAGGGAAAAGTTGATGGACAGCAAATTGTGATTATTACACAGTATGTGAAAAAGATTTAA
- the coaD gene encoding pantetheine-phosphate adenylyltransferase, giving the protein MRKAIFPGSFDPITLGHEDIIKRGIPLFDEIVIAIGVNAEKKYMFSLEERKRFIEETFKDEPKVSVITYEGLTIDLAKKEKANFILRGLRNPADFEFEKAIAHTNRKLSKIETVFLLTAASTSFISSSIVRDVLRHGGEYEQLVPKAVRVKEK; this is encoded by the coding sequence ATGCGAAAAGCTATATTCCCGGGATCATTTGACCCTATTACACTTGGACACGAAGACATTATCAAAAGAGGAATTCCTTTATTTGATGAAATTGTAATTGCAATTGGTGTCAATGCCGAAAAAAAATACATGTTTTCATTAGAAGAAAGAAAACGTTTTATTGAAGAAACTTTCAAAGACGAACCAAAAGTTTCGGTGATTACTTATGAAGGATTAACAATTGATTTAGCTAAAAAAGAAAAAGCCAATTTCATTTTAAGAGGTCTTCGCAACCCGGCTGATTTCGAATTCGAAAAAGCCATTGCACACACCAACAGAAAACTCTCGAAAATAGAAACCGTTTTCTTGTTGACTGCTGCAAGTACCTCTTTTATCAGTTCAAGCATTGTCCGTGATGTATTGCGTCATGGAGGAGAATATGAACAATTGGTTCCGAAAGCCGTTAGAGTAAAAGAAAAATAA
- a CDS encoding DUF421 domain-containing protein, with the protein MKQIFEWDRLFFNSLPETFILEVIFRSTVMFTILLLTLKLAGKRGVKQLSIFETVIIIALGSAAGDPMFYEDVGIVPAAIVFTVIIILYRTVTWLTGKSKKFEEFIEGKTECLINDGKFSISSFRKESLAQDEFFAELRIKSIEHLGQVKHAFIETSGEISVFYYPDEKVKHGLPILPSLFNAKSKFIPADGIYACSFCGHTQEVTIGTANCEICKKDEWVEAINTKRIT; encoded by the coding sequence ATGAAACAAATCTTTGAATGGGACAGACTCTTTTTTAACAGCTTACCGGAAACGTTTATTCTGGAAGTAATATTCCGTTCAACAGTAATGTTTACGATTTTATTACTGACTTTAAAACTGGCAGGAAAAAGAGGTGTCAAACAATTGTCAATTTTTGAAACTGTAATTATTATTGCATTAGGCTCTGCTGCGGGCGATCCAATGTTTTATGAAGATGTCGGGATAGTCCCTGCTGCCATTGTTTTTACAGTAATTATTATTTTGTACAGAACCGTAACCTGGCTGACAGGCAAAAGCAAAAAGTTTGAAGAATTTATAGAAGGCAAGACCGAATGTTTAATTAATGATGGGAAATTCTCAATATCCAGTTTTAGGAAAGAAAGCTTAGCACAAGATGAGTTTTTTGCAGAACTGCGTATCAAATCAATTGAGCATTTAGGACAGGTAAAACACGCTTTTATAGAAACCAGCGGCGAAATCAGTGTCTTTTATTATCCGGACGAAAAAGTAAAACACGGCTTACCCATTTTACCTTCCTTATTTAACGCAAAAAGCAAATTTATTCCCGCTGATGGAATCTATGCCTGTTCTTTCTGTGGTCATACGCAAGAAGTAACAATAGGAACAGCAAACTGTGAAATCTGCAAAAAAGATGAATGGGTAGAAGCAATCAACACCAAAAGAATAACCTAA
- a CDS encoding D-alanine--D-alanine ligase, whose translation MKNIAIIMGGYSSEYKISLISGNVVYQYLDKTKYNGFRIHIFKEKWVYVDDKDAEFPIDRNDFSVTVNGEKITFDCVFNAIHGTPGEDGLMQAYFELIGMPQSSCDYYQSALTFNKRDLLSVLKPYGIKTAVSYYLNKGDEINTAEIVKKVGLPCFVKPNKAGSSFGISKVKTEAELPIAIEVAYKEDNEIIIESFLDGTEVSVGVINYQGEIKVLPITEIVSDNDFFDYEAKYEGKSQEITPARISDELTKKVADTAKRAYEVLKMKGFSRSEFIIVNDEPHMLEMNTIPGLTTESLIPQQAKAAGISLEDLFTNAIELALK comes from the coding sequence ATGAAAAACATTGCCATCATCATGGGCGGCTATTCCAGCGAATACAAAATATCATTAATCAGCGGGAATGTCGTGTATCAATATCTTGATAAAACAAAATACAACGGATTCCGAATCCATATTTTTAAAGAAAAATGGGTTTATGTAGACGATAAAGATGCCGAATTCCCAATTGATCGAAATGACTTTTCTGTAACGGTAAACGGCGAAAAAATCACTTTTGACTGTGTTTTCAATGCTATACACGGAACTCCTGGTGAAGACGGATTAATGCAGGCTTATTTTGAATTAATCGGCATGCCACAATCTTCTTGCGATTATTATCAATCGGCTCTGACATTCAATAAAAGAGATTTATTATCAGTTTTAAAACCATACGGAATCAAAACTGCGGTTTCTTACTATTTGAACAAAGGAGACGAAATCAATACAGCTGAAATCGTTAAAAAAGTAGGATTGCCATGTTTCGTAAAACCAAACAAAGCAGGTTCAAGTTTCGGAATTTCAAAAGTAAAAACTGAGGCTGAACTTCCAATTGCAATTGAAGTAGCTTACAAAGAAGACAACGAAATCATCATCGAGAGTTTCCTTGACGGAACTGAGGTTTCTGTAGGTGTAATCAATTACCAAGGCGAAATTAAAGTTCTTCCAATTACAGAAATCGTTTCAGACAATGATTTCTTTGATTACGAAGCAAAATACGAAGGAAAATCACAAGAAATCACGCCAGCAAGAATCTCTGACGAACTAACTAAAAAAGTAGCAGATACAGCAAAACGTGCTTACGAAGTTTTAAAAATGAAAGGGTTCTCAAGAAGCGAATTCATTATCGTAAATGACGAACCTCATATGCTTGAAATGAATACTATTCCAGGTTTAACAACAGAAAGTTTGATTCCGCAGCAAGCAAAAGCAGCAGGGATTTCTCTGGAAGATTTGTTTACAAACGCAATTGAGTTAGCTTTAAAATAA
- a CDS encoding PASTA domain-containing protein, producing MSLRKYLTSRVFFLQLLAAAAIIAAIGYLFMHWLTFTTDHGHEIEVPNLSKLTEEQVENKLDELDLDYVLLDSVDYRSEYPKYSVVEQDPLPGTMVKVGRKIYIKINASGFSSVKIPDLIEKTYREAVPTLKALGLEPGTITYIPNLGKDMVLEMRLKGRNLKVGDRVLKASKIDLVLGDGKASYVDDSQADSTAVPVETPQDEQ from the coding sequence ATGAGTTTACGAAAGTATTTAACAAGCCGAGTTTTTTTCTTGCAATTGCTTGCGGCCGCAGCCATTATCGCGGCAATTGGTTATTTATTTATGCATTGGTTGACTTTTACGACCGATCATGGACACGAAATCGAGGTTCCGAATTTGTCTAAATTAACTGAGGAGCAAGTTGAAAATAAATTGGACGAATTGGATTTGGACTACGTTCTATTGGATAGTGTTGATTACAGAAGTGAATACCCAAAATATAGTGTTGTAGAGCAGGATCCGCTTCCTGGAACAATGGTAAAAGTGGGAAGAAAGATTTATATTAAGATTAATGCGTCAGGTTTTTCTTCTGTTAAAATTCCTGATTTAATTGAAAAAACATATCGTGAAGCGGTACCAACGTTAAAAGCGTTAGGACTTGAGCCGGGAACAATTACGTATATTCCGAACCTTGGAAAAGATATGGTTTTGGAAATGCGTTTAAAAGGCAGAAATTTAAAAGTAGGAGACCGTGTTTTGAAAGCGTCTAAAATCGATTTGGTTTTAGGTGACGGAAAAGCAAGTTATGTAGATGATAGCCAGGCAGACAGTACTGCAGTGCCTGTAGAAACCCCACAAGATGAACAATAA
- a CDS encoding RluA family pseudouridine synthase, with protein MNNNIEENLDLEDELFEHYRFEVPKGQAFLRIDKYLMYLIPNATRNKIQNAATNGNIFVNDIPVKSNYKVKPFDVITVMLSHPPFENHILPEDIPLNIVYEDDALLLINKEPGMVVHPGHGNYTGTLVNALAHHFDNLPMNSSERPGLVHRIDKDTSGLLVVAKTEAAMTHLAKQFEAKTTEREYIALVWGNVAQESGTIEGNLARHLKDRMQMAVFDDPEIGKPAITHYKVLERFGYVTLISCKLETGRTHQIRAHMKHIGHPLFNDERYGGHLILKGTTFTKYKQFIENCFKALPRQALHAKTLGFVHPNTGEMMRFDTELPDDFKECIEKWRNYVKSHNTDDEN; from the coding sequence ATGAACAATAATATTGAAGAAAATTTAGATCTGGAAGACGAATTATTTGAGCATTACAGATTTGAAGTTCCAAAAGGTCAGGCGTTTTTGCGTATTGACAAATATTTAATGTATTTGATTCCGAATGCCACGCGAAATAAAATTCAGAATGCGGCAACGAACGGAAATATCTTTGTCAATGATATTCCGGTAAAATCAAATTATAAAGTAAAACCTTTTGATGTGATAACCGTGATGTTGTCGCATCCTCCATTTGAAAACCATATTCTTCCTGAGGATATTCCGTTGAATATTGTTTATGAAGATGATGCTCTTTTATTGATTAATAAAGAACCAGGAATGGTTGTGCATCCAGGTCACGGAAATTATACCGGAACTTTGGTAAATGCTTTGGCGCATCATTTTGATAATTTGCCAATGAATAGCAGCGAACGTCCAGGTTTGGTGCACCGAATTGATAAAGATACTTCCGGACTTTTGGTTGTTGCCAAAACGGAAGCTGCTATGACGCATTTGGCAAAACAGTTTGAAGCTAAAACCACCGAAAGAGAATATATTGCTTTGGTTTGGGGAAATGTTGCTCAAGAAAGTGGTACAATTGAAGGAAACCTTGCCAGACATTTAAAAGACCGTATGCAAATGGCAGTTTTTGATGATCCTGAAATTGGAAAACCTGCTATTACGCATTATAAAGTTTTGGAACGTTTTGGTTATGTGACTTTGATTTCTTGTAAACTGGAAACTGGAAGAACACATCAGATTCGTGCACACATGAAGCATATTGGTCATCCGTTATTTAATGATGAACGTTATGGTGGTCATTTGATTTTGAAAGGAACGACTTTTACGAAATACAAACAGTTTATCGAAAATTGTTTTAAAGCTTTACCTCGTCAGGCACTTCATGCGAAAACGCTTGGATTTGTTCACCCAAATACGGGAGAAATGATGCGTTTTGATACGGAATTGCCAGACGATTTTAAAGAGTGTATCGAAAAATGGCGTAATTATGTGAAATCGCATAATACTGACGATGAGAATTAA